A window of Syngnathoides biaculeatus isolate LvHL_M chromosome 9, ASM1980259v1, whole genome shotgun sequence contains these coding sequences:
- the nt5c2b gene encoding cytosolic purine 5'-nucleotidase isoform X2 codes for MSYKSMFQDVRDAVDWVHFKGTLKKKTVENLEKYVVKDGKLPLLLSRMNEVAKVFLATNSDYTYTDKIMTYLFDFPHGPKPDTSHRPWQSYFDLILVDARKPLFFGEGTVLRQVDTATGRLKIGTYTGPLQHGIVYSGGSSDIVCDLLGAKGKDIVYIGDHIFGDILKSKKRQGWRTFLVIPELAQELHVWTDKSSLFEELQGLDIFLAELYKHLDSSSNERPDISTIQKRVKKVTHDMDMCYGMMGSLFRSGSRQTLFASQVMRYADLYAASFINLLYYPFSYLFRAAHVLMPHESTVEHMHVDIAGESPLATRNRNHCSDCKEYECKRNQLTRSFSEIKPPNLFPQTPQEITHCHDEDDDEEEEEEEEEEEEEE; via the exons ATGTCATACAAGAGCATGTTCCAGGATGTTCGCGATGCTGTTGACTGGGTCCACTTCAAG GGGACCCTCAAGAAGAAAACTGTGGAGAACCTCGAGAAGTATGTAGTGAAAGAT GGAAAGTTGCCTCTTCTCCTCAGCCGGATGAATGAAGTTGCCAAGGTGTTTTTGGCTACCAATAGCGACTACACATACACTGAT AAAATCATGACTTATCTGTTCGATTTCCCCCACGGTCCAAAG CCCGATACTTCACACCGACCGTGGCAGTCTTACTTTGACCTCATCCTGGTGGACGCCAGAAAGCCGCTGTTCTTTGGTGAAGGGACAGTCCTCCGACAAGTGGACACG GCCACAGGGCGTCTTAAGATTGGCACCTACACAGGACCCCTGCAGCATGGTATCGTCTACTCTGGAG GTTCCTCAGACATTGTGTGTGACTTGCTTGGGGCCAAAGGCAAGGACATTGTTTACATCGGGGATCATATCTTTGGAGACATACTAAAGTCCAAGAAACGCCAAGGCTGGAGGACGTTCCTGGTCATACCTGAGCTCGCTCAGGAGCTGCACGTCTGGACTGACAAGAGTT CTTTATTTGAAGAGCTGCAAGGTCTGGACATTTTCTTGGCAGAACTCTACAA ACATTTGGACAGCAGCAGCAACGAGAGGCCAGACATCAGCACCATCCAGAAAAGAGTCAAG AAAGTGACGCATGACATGGACATGTGCTACGGCATGATGGGTAGCCTCTTCCGCAGCGGCTCCAGGCAGACCCTGTTTGCCTCCCAAGTGATGCGCTACGCTGATCTCTACGCGGCCTCCTTCATCAACCTGCTCTACTACCCATTCAGCTATCTCTTTAGAGCCGCACACGTGCTT ATGCCCCACGAGTCGACGGTGGAGCACATGCATGTGGACATCGCTGGCGAGTCGCCGCTAGCCACGCGGAACCGCAACCACTGCAGCGACTGCAAAGAATATGAGTGCAAACGCAACCAGTTGACGCGCTCCTTCAGCGAGATCAAGCCCCCCAACCTGTTCCCTCAAACCCCGCAGGAGATCACCCACTGCCACGACGAGGAcgatgacgaggaggaggaggaggaagaagaggaggaggaagaggaggaatga